One Alligator mississippiensis isolate rAllMis1 chromosome 1, rAllMis1, whole genome shotgun sequence genomic window carries:
- the PAPOLG gene encoding poly(A) polymerase gamma isoform X1, with translation MGGGGSRSRPAPSEGCAGVTCVAAMKETCGNSRLENQPQRHYGITSPISLAPPKEIDYIHTQKLTEAMKPFGVFEDEEELNHRLAVLDKLNNLVKEWILELGESKNLPPSVVANVGGKIFTFGSYRLGVHTKGADIDALCVAPRHVERSDFFQSFFEKLKHQDGIRNLRAVEDAYVPVVKFEFEDIEIDLVFARLAIQTVSDNLDLRDDSRLRSLDIRCIRSLNGCRVTDEILHLVPNKENFRLTLRAIKLWAKRRGIYSNVLGFLGGVSWAMLVARTCQLYPNALASTLVNKFFLVFSKWEWPNPVLLKQPEDSNLNLPVWDPRVNPSDRYHLMPVITPAYPQQNSTYNVSTSTRAVMEEEFKHGLAVTNEILQGKSDWPKLLEPPNFFQKYKHYIVLTASASTEEHHLEWVGLVESKIRVLVGNLERNEFINIAHVNPQSFPGNKEQYKESDYVSMWFLGIIFRKVENAESVSIDLTYDIQSFTDTVYRQANNINMLKEGMKIEATHVKRKQLHYYLPVEILQKRKKSIPDISRNAGSFQSKRICLDSSRDVDTGTPYCSPSLSKIIKLDRAAETDSSTVVQRASVATSREKPDLSASVPVKGLSIPVIASKRETTVTIKVASPAGCTIPTVVGRNVIPRLVAPQVARSQQHLNGISTMNAKGAASKRPHSPSSEECPKRLKDREKLIGLDLAFRSLGNPQEDARRKSTGKNDELGGEFMPIPTISTSRSQRLPSKELPDLSSPVPTNNIRIIKKSIRLTLNR, from the exons ATGGGCGGTGGCGGCAGCCGGTCGCGTCCGGCGCCGAGCGAAGGGTGTGCCGGCGTCACGTGCGTGGCGGCCATGAAGGAGACGTGCGG GAACTCTAGGCTGGAGAACCAGCCTCAAAGGCATTATGGAATAACATCTCCAATTAGCTTGGCTCCTCCTAAGGAAATAGATTATATTCACACGCAGAAATTAACTGAAGCAATGAAGCCATTTGGAGTATTCGAAGATGAAGAAGAGCTAAATCATAG GCTAGCTGTTCTTGATAAATTGAATAACTTAGTCAAAGAATGGATTTTGGAACTTGGTGAGAGTAAG AATCTTCCACCTTCAGTTGTAGCAAATGTTGGTGGCAAAATTTTCACATTTGGTTCCTATAGGCTTGGAGTACATACCAAAG GAGCTGACATAGATGCCCTTTGTGTTGCTCCTAGACATGTGGAAAGATCAGATTTCTTTCAGTCgttttttgaaaaattaaaacatcaaGATGGAATCAGAAATTTAAGA GCAGTAGAAGATGCATATGTACCAGTTGTCAAGTTTGAATTTGAAGATATTGAG attGATCTTGTGTTTGCAAGATTGGCTATACAGACTGTGTCTGATAACTTGGATCTTAGAGATGATTCACGCCTGAGGAGTCTGGATATAAGATGTATACGGAGCTTAAATG GTTGCAGAGTTACTGATGAAATTCTCCATTTAGTGCCAAACAAGGAGAACTTTCGGCTAACACTTAGAGCAATCAAACTGTGGGCAAAAC GTCGCGGAATTTATTCCAATGTGCTGGGATTTCTTGGTGGTGTTTCTTGGGCAATGTTGGTAGCAAGGACATGTCAGCTATATCCAAATGCATTGGCATCTACTCTAGTTAACAAATTCTTCCTAGTTTTTTCAAAATG GGAATGGCCCAATCCTGTGTTGCTGAAACAACCTGAAGATAGCAATCTAAATTTACCAGTCTGGGACCCTAGG GTAAACCCATCTGACAGATACCATCTAATGCCCGTAATCACACCAGCCTATCCACAGCAGAACTCAACATATAATGTGTCTACGTCAACAAGAGCAGTCATGGAAGAGGAGTTCAAACATG GTCTTGCTGTCACGAATGAAATTCTCCAAGGAAAATCAGATTGGCCAAAGCTCCTTGAACCGCCAAACTTCTTTCAAAAATATAA GCATTACATTGTGTTGACTGCTAGCGCCTCTACTGAAGAGCATCATTTAGAATG GGTTGGTCTGGTCGAATCTAAAATCCGTGTACTTGTTGGAAACTTGGAGAGGAATGAATTTATCAATATTGCACATGTAAATCCGCAGTCTTTTCCTGGCAACAAAGAACAATATAAAga GAGTGACTATGTATCAATGTGGTTCCTTGGAATCATTTTTAGGAAAGTGGAGAATGCAGAAAGCGTTAGTATTGATTTAACATATGATATACAGTCATTCACAGATACAG TTTACAGGCAGGCAAATAATATCAACATGCTAAAAGAAGGCATGAAGATTGAAGCAACTCATGTAAAGAGAAAGCAACTTCACTATTATTTGCCTGTGGAAATTttacagaaaaggaagaag agcaTACCAGACATCAGTCGAAATGCTGGCAGCTTTCAGTCCAAAAGGATCTGTTTGGACAGTTCCAGAGATGTAGATACAGGGACACCATATTGTTCTCCTTCACTAAGCAAGATAATTAAGTTGGACAGAGCAGCAGAAACCGACAG CAGTACTGTAGTCCAGAGAGCCAGTGTTGCTACCAGTAGAGAGAAGCCAGATTTATCTGCATCAGTACCTGTTAAAGGATTGTCCATTCCAGTTATTGCTTCAA AGAGGGAGACTACAGTCACCATAAAAGTCGCATCTCCAGCTGGCTGCACTATTCCTACAGTAGTAGGACGAAATGTGATTCCTCGACTTGTTGCACCTCAAGTTGCCCGAAGCCAACAGCATCTAAATGGCATTTCAACAATGAACgctaaaggtgctgcatctaagAGACCTCACTCGCCTTCCTCAGAAGAATGCCCCAAACGACTGAAGGACAGAGAAAAG TTAATTGGATTGGACTTGGCATTCAGAAGCCTTGGCAATCCTCAGGAGGATGCAAGGAGAAAATCTACAGGAAAAAAT gatgaGCTTGGAGGGGAATTCATGCCTATTCCAACTATCAGCACATCAAGATCACAG AGACTTCCCAGTAAAGAATTACCTGACTTATCCTCTCCTGTTCCTACAAATAACATTCGCATCATTAAAAAGTCCATCAGACTAACACTTAACCGGTGA
- the PAPOLG gene encoding poly(A) polymerase gamma isoform X2, whose amino-acid sequence MGGGGSRSRPAPSEGCAGVTCVAAMKETCGNSRLENQPQRHYGITSPISLAPPKEIDYIHTQKLTEAMKPFGVFEDEEELNHRLAVLDKLNNLVKEWILELGESKNLPPSVVANVGGKIFTFGSYRLGVHTKGADIDALCVAPRHVERSDFFQSFFEKLKHQDGIRNLRAVEDAYVPVVKFEFEDIEIDLVFARLAIQTVSDNLDLRDDSRLRSLDIRCIRSLNGCRVTDEILHLVPNKENFRLTLRAIKLWAKRRGIYSNVLGFLGGVSWAMLVARTCQLYPNALASTLVNKFFLVFSKWEWPNPVLLKQPEDSNLNLPVWDPRVNPSDRYHLMPVITPAYPQQNSTYNVSTSTRAVMEEEFKHGLAVTNEILQGKSDWPKLLEPPNFFQKYKHYIVLTASASTEEHHLEWVGLVESKIRVLVGNLERNEFINIAHVNPQSFPGNKEQYKESDYVSMWFLGIIFRKVENAESVSIDLTYDIQSFTDTVYRQANNINMLKEGMKIEATHVKRKQLHYYLPVEILQKRKKSIPDISRNAGSFQSKRICLDSSRDVDTGTPYCSPSLSKIIKLDRAAETDSTVVQRASVATSREKPDLSASVPVKGLSIPVIASKRETTVTIKVASPAGCTIPTVVGRNVIPRLVAPQVARSQQHLNGISTMNAKGAASKRPHSPSSEECPKRLKDREKLIGLDLAFRSLGNPQEDARRKSTGKNDELGGEFMPIPTISTSRSQRLPSKELPDLSSPVPTNNIRIIKKSIRLTLNR is encoded by the exons ATGGGCGGTGGCGGCAGCCGGTCGCGTCCGGCGCCGAGCGAAGGGTGTGCCGGCGTCACGTGCGTGGCGGCCATGAAGGAGACGTGCGG GAACTCTAGGCTGGAGAACCAGCCTCAAAGGCATTATGGAATAACATCTCCAATTAGCTTGGCTCCTCCTAAGGAAATAGATTATATTCACACGCAGAAATTAACTGAAGCAATGAAGCCATTTGGAGTATTCGAAGATGAAGAAGAGCTAAATCATAG GCTAGCTGTTCTTGATAAATTGAATAACTTAGTCAAAGAATGGATTTTGGAACTTGGTGAGAGTAAG AATCTTCCACCTTCAGTTGTAGCAAATGTTGGTGGCAAAATTTTCACATTTGGTTCCTATAGGCTTGGAGTACATACCAAAG GAGCTGACATAGATGCCCTTTGTGTTGCTCCTAGACATGTGGAAAGATCAGATTTCTTTCAGTCgttttttgaaaaattaaaacatcaaGATGGAATCAGAAATTTAAGA GCAGTAGAAGATGCATATGTACCAGTTGTCAAGTTTGAATTTGAAGATATTGAG attGATCTTGTGTTTGCAAGATTGGCTATACAGACTGTGTCTGATAACTTGGATCTTAGAGATGATTCACGCCTGAGGAGTCTGGATATAAGATGTATACGGAGCTTAAATG GTTGCAGAGTTACTGATGAAATTCTCCATTTAGTGCCAAACAAGGAGAACTTTCGGCTAACACTTAGAGCAATCAAACTGTGGGCAAAAC GTCGCGGAATTTATTCCAATGTGCTGGGATTTCTTGGTGGTGTTTCTTGGGCAATGTTGGTAGCAAGGACATGTCAGCTATATCCAAATGCATTGGCATCTACTCTAGTTAACAAATTCTTCCTAGTTTTTTCAAAATG GGAATGGCCCAATCCTGTGTTGCTGAAACAACCTGAAGATAGCAATCTAAATTTACCAGTCTGGGACCCTAGG GTAAACCCATCTGACAGATACCATCTAATGCCCGTAATCACACCAGCCTATCCACAGCAGAACTCAACATATAATGTGTCTACGTCAACAAGAGCAGTCATGGAAGAGGAGTTCAAACATG GTCTTGCTGTCACGAATGAAATTCTCCAAGGAAAATCAGATTGGCCAAAGCTCCTTGAACCGCCAAACTTCTTTCAAAAATATAA GCATTACATTGTGTTGACTGCTAGCGCCTCTACTGAAGAGCATCATTTAGAATG GGTTGGTCTGGTCGAATCTAAAATCCGTGTACTTGTTGGAAACTTGGAGAGGAATGAATTTATCAATATTGCACATGTAAATCCGCAGTCTTTTCCTGGCAACAAAGAACAATATAAAga GAGTGACTATGTATCAATGTGGTTCCTTGGAATCATTTTTAGGAAAGTGGAGAATGCAGAAAGCGTTAGTATTGATTTAACATATGATATACAGTCATTCACAGATACAG TTTACAGGCAGGCAAATAATATCAACATGCTAAAAGAAGGCATGAAGATTGAAGCAACTCATGTAAAGAGAAAGCAACTTCACTATTATTTGCCTGTGGAAATTttacagaaaaggaagaag agcaTACCAGACATCAGTCGAAATGCTGGCAGCTTTCAGTCCAAAAGGATCTGTTTGGACAGTTCCAGAGATGTAGATACAGGGACACCATATTGTTCTCCTTCACTAAGCAAGATAATTAAGTTGGACAGAGCAGCAGAAACCGACAG TACTGTAGTCCAGAGAGCCAGTGTTGCTACCAGTAGAGAGAAGCCAGATTTATCTGCATCAGTACCTGTTAAAGGATTGTCCATTCCAGTTATTGCTTCAA AGAGGGAGACTACAGTCACCATAAAAGTCGCATCTCCAGCTGGCTGCACTATTCCTACAGTAGTAGGACGAAATGTGATTCCTCGACTTGTTGCACCTCAAGTTGCCCGAAGCCAACAGCATCTAAATGGCATTTCAACAATGAACgctaaaggtgctgcatctaagAGACCTCACTCGCCTTCCTCAGAAGAATGCCCCAAACGACTGAAGGACAGAGAAAAG TTAATTGGATTGGACTTGGCATTCAGAAGCCTTGGCAATCCTCAGGAGGATGCAAGGAGAAAATCTACAGGAAAAAAT gatgaGCTTGGAGGGGAATTCATGCCTATTCCAACTATCAGCACATCAAGATCACAG AGACTTCCCAGTAAAGAATTACCTGACTTATCCTCTCCTGTTCCTACAAATAACATTCGCATCATTAAAAAGTCCATCAGACTAACACTTAACCGGTGA
- the PAPOLG gene encoding poly(A) polymerase gamma isoform X3 yields the protein MGGGGSRSRPAPSEGCAGVTCVAAMKETCGNSRLENQPQRHYGITSPISLAPPKEIDYIHTQKLTEAMKPFGVFEDEEELNHRLAVLDKLNNLVKEWILELGESKNLPPSVVANVGGKIFTFGSYRLGVHTKGADIDALCVAPRHVERSDFFQSFFEKLKHQDGIRNLRAVEDAYVPVVKFEFEDIEIDLVFARLAIQTVSDNLDLRDDSRLRSLDIRCIRSLNGCRVTDEILHLVPNKENFRLTLRAIKLWAKRRGIYSNVLGFLGGVSWAMLVARTCQLYPNALASTLVNKFFLVFSKWEWPNPVLLKQPEDSNLNLPVWDPRVNPSDRYHLMPVITPAYPQQNSTYNVSTSTRAVMEEEFKHGLAVTNEILQGKSDWPKLLEPPNFFQKYKVGLVESKIRVLVGNLERNEFINIAHVNPQSFPGNKEQYKESDYVSMWFLGIIFRKVENAESVSIDLTYDIQSFTDTVYRQANNINMLKEGMKIEATHVKRKQLHYYLPVEILQKRKKSIPDISRNAGSFQSKRICLDSSRDVDTGTPYCSPSLSKIIKLDRAAETDSSTVVQRASVATSREKPDLSASVPVKGLSIPVIASKRETTVTIKVASPAGCTIPTVVGRNVIPRLVAPQVARSQQHLNGISTMNAKGAASKRPHSPSSEECPKRLKDREKLIGLDLAFRSLGNPQEDARRKSTGKNDELGGEFMPIPTISTSRSQRLPSKELPDLSSPVPTNNIRIIKKSIRLTLNR from the exons ATGGGCGGTGGCGGCAGCCGGTCGCGTCCGGCGCCGAGCGAAGGGTGTGCCGGCGTCACGTGCGTGGCGGCCATGAAGGAGACGTGCGG GAACTCTAGGCTGGAGAACCAGCCTCAAAGGCATTATGGAATAACATCTCCAATTAGCTTGGCTCCTCCTAAGGAAATAGATTATATTCACACGCAGAAATTAACTGAAGCAATGAAGCCATTTGGAGTATTCGAAGATGAAGAAGAGCTAAATCATAG GCTAGCTGTTCTTGATAAATTGAATAACTTAGTCAAAGAATGGATTTTGGAACTTGGTGAGAGTAAG AATCTTCCACCTTCAGTTGTAGCAAATGTTGGTGGCAAAATTTTCACATTTGGTTCCTATAGGCTTGGAGTACATACCAAAG GAGCTGACATAGATGCCCTTTGTGTTGCTCCTAGACATGTGGAAAGATCAGATTTCTTTCAGTCgttttttgaaaaattaaaacatcaaGATGGAATCAGAAATTTAAGA GCAGTAGAAGATGCATATGTACCAGTTGTCAAGTTTGAATTTGAAGATATTGAG attGATCTTGTGTTTGCAAGATTGGCTATACAGACTGTGTCTGATAACTTGGATCTTAGAGATGATTCACGCCTGAGGAGTCTGGATATAAGATGTATACGGAGCTTAAATG GTTGCAGAGTTACTGATGAAATTCTCCATTTAGTGCCAAACAAGGAGAACTTTCGGCTAACACTTAGAGCAATCAAACTGTGGGCAAAAC GTCGCGGAATTTATTCCAATGTGCTGGGATTTCTTGGTGGTGTTTCTTGGGCAATGTTGGTAGCAAGGACATGTCAGCTATATCCAAATGCATTGGCATCTACTCTAGTTAACAAATTCTTCCTAGTTTTTTCAAAATG GGAATGGCCCAATCCTGTGTTGCTGAAACAACCTGAAGATAGCAATCTAAATTTACCAGTCTGGGACCCTAGG GTAAACCCATCTGACAGATACCATCTAATGCCCGTAATCACACCAGCCTATCCACAGCAGAACTCAACATATAATGTGTCTACGTCAACAAGAGCAGTCATGGAAGAGGAGTTCAAACATG GTCTTGCTGTCACGAATGAAATTCTCCAAGGAAAATCAGATTGGCCAAAGCTCCTTGAACCGCCAAACTTCTTTCAAAAATATAA GGTTGGTCTGGTCGAATCTAAAATCCGTGTACTTGTTGGAAACTTGGAGAGGAATGAATTTATCAATATTGCACATGTAAATCCGCAGTCTTTTCCTGGCAACAAAGAACAATATAAAga GAGTGACTATGTATCAATGTGGTTCCTTGGAATCATTTTTAGGAAAGTGGAGAATGCAGAAAGCGTTAGTATTGATTTAACATATGATATACAGTCATTCACAGATACAG TTTACAGGCAGGCAAATAATATCAACATGCTAAAAGAAGGCATGAAGATTGAAGCAACTCATGTAAAGAGAAAGCAACTTCACTATTATTTGCCTGTGGAAATTttacagaaaaggaagaag agcaTACCAGACATCAGTCGAAATGCTGGCAGCTTTCAGTCCAAAAGGATCTGTTTGGACAGTTCCAGAGATGTAGATACAGGGACACCATATTGTTCTCCTTCACTAAGCAAGATAATTAAGTTGGACAGAGCAGCAGAAACCGACAG CAGTACTGTAGTCCAGAGAGCCAGTGTTGCTACCAGTAGAGAGAAGCCAGATTTATCTGCATCAGTACCTGTTAAAGGATTGTCCATTCCAGTTATTGCTTCAA AGAGGGAGACTACAGTCACCATAAAAGTCGCATCTCCAGCTGGCTGCACTATTCCTACAGTAGTAGGACGAAATGTGATTCCTCGACTTGTTGCACCTCAAGTTGCCCGAAGCCAACAGCATCTAAATGGCATTTCAACAATGAACgctaaaggtgctgcatctaagAGACCTCACTCGCCTTCCTCAGAAGAATGCCCCAAACGACTGAAGGACAGAGAAAAG TTAATTGGATTGGACTTGGCATTCAGAAGCCTTGGCAATCCTCAGGAGGATGCAAGGAGAAAATCTACAGGAAAAAAT gatgaGCTTGGAGGGGAATTCATGCCTATTCCAACTATCAGCACATCAAGATCACAG AGACTTCCCAGTAAAGAATTACCTGACTTATCCTCTCCTGTTCCTACAAATAACATTCGCATCATTAAAAAGTCCATCAGACTAACACTTAACCGGTGA
- the PAPOLG gene encoding poly(A) polymerase gamma isoform X4, with the protein MSMCGSGWQWNSRLENQPQRHYGITSPISLAPPKEIDYIHTQKLTEAMKPFGVFEDEEELNHRLAVLDKLNNLVKEWILELGESKNLPPSVVANVGGKIFTFGSYRLGVHTKGADIDALCVAPRHVERSDFFQSFFEKLKHQDGIRNLRAVEDAYVPVVKFEFEDIEIDLVFARLAIQTVSDNLDLRDDSRLRSLDIRCIRSLNGCRVTDEILHLVPNKENFRLTLRAIKLWAKRRGIYSNVLGFLGGVSWAMLVARTCQLYPNALASTLVNKFFLVFSKWEWPNPVLLKQPEDSNLNLPVWDPRVNPSDRYHLMPVITPAYPQQNSTYNVSTSTRAVMEEEFKHGLAVTNEILQGKSDWPKLLEPPNFFQKYKHYIVLTASASTEEHHLEWVGLVESKIRVLVGNLERNEFINIAHVNPQSFPGNKEQYKESDYVSMWFLGIIFRKVENAESVSIDLTYDIQSFTDTVYRQANNINMLKEGMKIEATHVKRKQLHYYLPVEILQKRKKSIPDISRNAGSFQSKRICLDSSRDVDTGTPYCSPSLSKIIKLDRAAETDSSTVVQRASVATSREKPDLSASVPVKGLSIPVIASKRETTVTIKVASPAGCTIPTVVGRNVIPRLVAPQVARSQQHLNGISTMNAKGAASKRPHSPSSEECPKRLKDREKLIGLDLAFRSLGNPQEDARRKSTGKNDELGGEFMPIPTISTSRSQRLPSKELPDLSSPVPTNNIRIIKKSIRLTLNR; encoded by the exons ATGTCCATGTGTGGTTCAGGATGGCAGTG GAACTCTAGGCTGGAGAACCAGCCTCAAAGGCATTATGGAATAACATCTCCAATTAGCTTGGCTCCTCCTAAGGAAATAGATTATATTCACACGCAGAAATTAACTGAAGCAATGAAGCCATTTGGAGTATTCGAAGATGAAGAAGAGCTAAATCATAG GCTAGCTGTTCTTGATAAATTGAATAACTTAGTCAAAGAATGGATTTTGGAACTTGGTGAGAGTAAG AATCTTCCACCTTCAGTTGTAGCAAATGTTGGTGGCAAAATTTTCACATTTGGTTCCTATAGGCTTGGAGTACATACCAAAG GAGCTGACATAGATGCCCTTTGTGTTGCTCCTAGACATGTGGAAAGATCAGATTTCTTTCAGTCgttttttgaaaaattaaaacatcaaGATGGAATCAGAAATTTAAGA GCAGTAGAAGATGCATATGTACCAGTTGTCAAGTTTGAATTTGAAGATATTGAG attGATCTTGTGTTTGCAAGATTGGCTATACAGACTGTGTCTGATAACTTGGATCTTAGAGATGATTCACGCCTGAGGAGTCTGGATATAAGATGTATACGGAGCTTAAATG GTTGCAGAGTTACTGATGAAATTCTCCATTTAGTGCCAAACAAGGAGAACTTTCGGCTAACACTTAGAGCAATCAAACTGTGGGCAAAAC GTCGCGGAATTTATTCCAATGTGCTGGGATTTCTTGGTGGTGTTTCTTGGGCAATGTTGGTAGCAAGGACATGTCAGCTATATCCAAATGCATTGGCATCTACTCTAGTTAACAAATTCTTCCTAGTTTTTTCAAAATG GGAATGGCCCAATCCTGTGTTGCTGAAACAACCTGAAGATAGCAATCTAAATTTACCAGTCTGGGACCCTAGG GTAAACCCATCTGACAGATACCATCTAATGCCCGTAATCACACCAGCCTATCCACAGCAGAACTCAACATATAATGTGTCTACGTCAACAAGAGCAGTCATGGAAGAGGAGTTCAAACATG GTCTTGCTGTCACGAATGAAATTCTCCAAGGAAAATCAGATTGGCCAAAGCTCCTTGAACCGCCAAACTTCTTTCAAAAATATAA GCATTACATTGTGTTGACTGCTAGCGCCTCTACTGAAGAGCATCATTTAGAATG GGTTGGTCTGGTCGAATCTAAAATCCGTGTACTTGTTGGAAACTTGGAGAGGAATGAATTTATCAATATTGCACATGTAAATCCGCAGTCTTTTCCTGGCAACAAAGAACAATATAAAga GAGTGACTATGTATCAATGTGGTTCCTTGGAATCATTTTTAGGAAAGTGGAGAATGCAGAAAGCGTTAGTATTGATTTAACATATGATATACAGTCATTCACAGATACAG TTTACAGGCAGGCAAATAATATCAACATGCTAAAAGAAGGCATGAAGATTGAAGCAACTCATGTAAAGAGAAAGCAACTTCACTATTATTTGCCTGTGGAAATTttacagaaaaggaagaag agcaTACCAGACATCAGTCGAAATGCTGGCAGCTTTCAGTCCAAAAGGATCTGTTTGGACAGTTCCAGAGATGTAGATACAGGGACACCATATTGTTCTCCTTCACTAAGCAAGATAATTAAGTTGGACAGAGCAGCAGAAACCGACAG CAGTACTGTAGTCCAGAGAGCCAGTGTTGCTACCAGTAGAGAGAAGCCAGATTTATCTGCATCAGTACCTGTTAAAGGATTGTCCATTCCAGTTATTGCTTCAA AGAGGGAGACTACAGTCACCATAAAAGTCGCATCTCCAGCTGGCTGCACTATTCCTACAGTAGTAGGACGAAATGTGATTCCTCGACTTGTTGCACCTCAAGTTGCCCGAAGCCAACAGCATCTAAATGGCATTTCAACAATGAACgctaaaggtgctgcatctaagAGACCTCACTCGCCTTCCTCAGAAGAATGCCCCAAACGACTGAAGGACAGAGAAAAG TTAATTGGATTGGACTTGGCATTCAGAAGCCTTGGCAATCCTCAGGAGGATGCAAGGAGAAAATCTACAGGAAAAAAT gatgaGCTTGGAGGGGAATTCATGCCTATTCCAACTATCAGCACATCAAGATCACAG AGACTTCCCAGTAAAGAATTACCTGACTTATCCTCTCCTGTTCCTACAAATAACATTCGCATCATTAAAAAGTCCATCAGACTAACACTTAACCGGTGA